A window of Macrotis lagotis isolate mMagLag1 chromosome 1, bilby.v1.9.chrom.fasta, whole genome shotgun sequence genomic DNA:
CTCATCCGTTTGAGCCAGTAGGAGAGCTTAAAACTCGGCTAGGGTAGAAGGGGGTTTAGTGTGTTGGAGGGGGCGGGTCGTGTCCAAATACTTGTTAAAGTAGGTTGTCTTGTCTCCCCCTACACCCACCCATTATGATTCTTGTGTCCTCTGTCCAGCAGGGCGGTCAAAGCTCTGTGGTGAGCAGGTGACAGTAGAATGGCTGAAGCCAGACCTGAAGCAACGACTACGACAGCAAACTGAAGGTCATTTATTTCGAGGGTTGGGGCTTGAGAGCAGTCTTAGGACCCTACCACCCCCTAGCTGTGCCCAGACCACCCTTGAGATACTGTGCCAGCAGAGGCACCTAGGCATGCCTGTGTTTCTCACTAAGTGCTTGGGAGCTGGACCTGCAGGCTGGCACCACTTTTGGTACCAAGTGGTGATCCCTGGTCACCCTGTGCCTTTCAGTGGCCTTATCTGGGTAGTTGTAACAAAGGAGGGGCCAAGTGGCCATGAAGTTGCCAAGAACGCAGTGTCCCTTCGCCTCCTAGAATTATTAGATAAGTCAAGGGAAAATGAGAGCCCAGGGTGGGGATTGTTTTCCTGCTAAGTAACTActgtttcctttctctctgtAATATGTTGTACCCATACTGGTCACCAGGTAGCTGTGGAGGGTAGGGTGAAAGAGCTCCTTGGTCCTTCAAGAAGGGCAGGGCCCTGAAGCTGGACAAATGGGAACACAAATGGGAACACAATCCTTGGCTGATCTAGGAGGAAAACCACCtctgtttcattcttttgatgcCAGGCACATCCCTGCATCCACCTAATCCTCATAGGTTTATGGTTTTTGTCCCTTAAGATGTTTACTTGTTGACTAAGGTGAATTTTTTGACCCTACTGCTCATtattgtttttccctttagtaTTTGTTGTTGGTTTAAGTTTAAATCTGTTTAATTAAAAACCTAATGTTGATGTATGTATCCCATGTCCTTCTCATCATTCTGATTAGGGGCCCAGCTGGAGATAAGTGGTTGTTCAGTTTATCTTAACACAACATCAACCAAGGAACACAGGACAAAGACACTGGGTTTTGTCATTCTGGCCtcactaactgaaaaaaaaaaaaagacaagttaaCTACTGAGCCAAATGGTTTTAACATGCCTCCTCCCCTCTTTGGCTCAGAACCAAAGGGGTTTCAGTTTCAATTATGCCTCTAAAGGAATTCTTAAGTAGGCTTTGGTAACTGGTATGGAAAACCAGACAGTATATAGTCTGGATGATTCCCCATTACCTTCCTTCCCTTTAGTCACTGTCCTCACTTGAATCTTGTTCACCTGGATTAGGCACCGGGTCTTCTTCCTTAAGTCCAGCAAAGAAGTCATCCACGCCCCAGGCCTTGCTGCTCAAAGCCTGCAATTGCccacctttcttctttctcttccgaTAATCATCCACCACCATTGAACGAAGTTGTGAAACATTCCAGAACTTAAGCCGATGGTCATGGCCACTGCTGGCAAGAAGTTGACCACAGTGGGAGAGGGCTAACTGTTCCACAGGTTCACCTGCATGTTGCCCCACAGTGCCCACCACTCGGTTAGGCAGGATATTCACTGCCCTATGGAGAAAACATGAATTAGTTCCTAGGGAACCTGACTTACCGATTGCTCAATCCTTTCTCCAccagtttcccccccccccccttaccttATAATCCCATCTGTAGAGCCAGTGCACAGCAGACTGTCTGTGATGGGCACAATACAGTCAATAGACTCAGCCTTCAGGGCAAATCGGTCACTGGTTGCTCCAAAACCATTCCAGTTGAAGAGGTAAATGGTCCCCTCACTAGAGCCACAGGCAACTTTCTTTCCCCTCTGCAAGAAAATCAAGGAGCTATTTCTAGAGAATAGCAATCAATCCTAGATCTGATGAGATGGACAAGAGATTTTGCTTCTTCCTCTTAAGTCTTCCCCCGCCCAAGTCTTCACTGTACCTTCATGAGTGTAACAGAAGTCAAATCCCCACTCTGTACTTCTGATAGAAGTTCAAATCGATGTCGCTTGATATTGAAAACACCGAGGCAACCATCACCACTgtcaaaaaagcaaacaatattGAGTATGAGGGGTATCCTTTACAAAAGCAGTTTAAGGGCTGGGGAGGAAAATTTCAAGGCTTTACCTGGCTGTAAGAAGCAGCTTTTTAGCAGGGTCCAGAGCCATATCTGCAATATATTCCTCATGCTGCTTCAAGTCCATGATGGGACCCTCTTTCCTCTGGTCCCAGAGCCGAATCCTGCCACTATCATCTCCTGTAGCTAACAGATGCTCATCTACTACCAACAAGCTGTTGATAGCTACACTGTGGAGTAGGATAAGGAGTTGagaggaagttttaaaaaaaggatgagatTCAAGAAGCCCTCCCTGTCTTGCATTATCCCAAGGGAAGATCCCAATTTT
This region includes:
- the WDR55 gene encoding WD repeat-containing protein 55, with the translated sequence MAASGQVDTDTEEETKVSAPRERDTPEDIVLEAPANGLAFHPSRNLLAAGDVDGDVFVFEYSCKEGETKELWSSGHHLKSCRALAFSEDGQKLITVSKDKTVHILDVEQGRLDRRITKAHSVAINSLLVVDEHLLATGDDSGRIRLWDQRKEGPIMDLKQHEEYIADMALDPAKKLLLTASGDGCLGVFNIKRHRFELLSEVQSGDLTSVTLMKRGKKVACGSSEGTIYLFNWNGFGATSDRFALKAESIDCIVPITDSLLCTGSTDGIIRAVNILPNRVVGTVGQHAGEPVEQLALSHCGQLLASSGHDHRLKFWNVSQLRSMVVDDYRKRKKKGGQLQALSSKAWGVDDFFAGLKEEDPVPNPGEQDSSEDSD